GCCTTGATGCCGGCGATGCGGGCCGAGTACACGCGGCTCATCTGGCCGGCGCCGATACCGATGGTCTGGCGGTTCTTCGCGTAAACAATCGCGTTGGACTTGACGTACTTGGCCACTTTCCAGGCGAAGATCAGGTCGTGCAGCTCCGCTTCGGTCGGCGCGCGCTGCGTAACGACCTTCAGATCGGTCTCGGTAATCATGCCGATGTCGCTGTCCTGTACCAGCAGCCCGCCGGCCACACGCTTGAAATCGAGCGTGGCGGGGCGCGCGTCCGTCCATGCGCCGCATTCCAGCAGGCGCACGTTCTGTTTGGCGGCCACGGCCTGGCGCGCGGCCTCGCTGACCTTCGGCGCGATGATCACCTCCACGAACTGGCGGTCCACGATCGCCTTGGCGGTCGCGCCGTCCAGCTCGCGGTTGAAGGCGATGATGCCGCCGAAGGCCGAGGTCGGGTCGGTCTGGTAGGCGAGGTCGTAGGCCTTGCCGATGCCCTCCGGCGACACCGCCACGCCGCAGGGATTGGCGTGCTTGACGATCACGCAGGCGGGCTTGACGAAGGACTTCACGCACTCCAGCGCGGCGTCCGTGTCGGCCACGTTGTTGTAAGACAGTGCCTTGCCCTGCAGCTGGCGCGCGCTGGCGACGGTGCCGGCGGGCGGCGCATGCTCGACGTAGAACGCCGCCTTCTGGTGCGGGTTCTCGCCGTAGCGCATGTCCTGCGCCTTGATGAACTGTAGGTTGAGCGTGCGCGGGAAGTCTTCGCGGGCGCCATCCTTGCGTAATGCGCCGAGCCAGTTGGCGATGGCGCCGTCGTAGCGCGCGGTGTGCTCGAAGACCTTGGTGGCGAGCTCGCGGCGCGTGGCCTCGGTGACGCCGCCGTGCTGCTCCAGCTCGGCCAGCACGCGCGCGTAGTCGGCCGCGTCCACCACCACGGTGACGTCGGCATGGTTCTTGGCCGCCGCGCGCAGCAGGGTTGGCCCGCCGATGTCGATGTTCTCGATCGCGTCCTCGAGCGTGCAGCCGGGCTTGGCGACCGTGGCCTCGAAGGGATAGAGATTGACCGCGATCAGATCGATCGGCTCGATGCCCTGCTGCCGCATCACGGCGTCATCCGTGCCGCGGCGGCCGAGGATGCCGCCGTGGATCTTCGGGTGCAGGGTCTTGACGCGGCCGTCCATGATCTCGGGCGAGCCGGTGAAGTCGGAGACTTCCGTGACGGCGATGCCGGCCTGCGCCAGCAGCTTCGCCGTGCCGCCGGTCGAGAGGATGTGCACCCCGAGCGCGGCCAGGGCGCGCGCAAGATCCACCACGCCGCTCTTGTCGGAAACGCTGATCAGCGCGCGGCGAATGGGGCGTGGATTCGTCATCCGTCAGCCTCGGGCCAGTAAGCAGCGCTTACGCGTCGAGGCCGTAGGTCTTGAGTTTCTTGCGCAGGGTGCCGCGGTTGATGCCGAGGATCTCGGCCGCGCGCGACTGGTTGCCCTCGCTATAGCGCATGACCGCTTCGAGCAGCGGCTCCTCCACCTGCTCCAGCACCATGTCGTACAACCGGTTGGGGCGATGGCCGTTCAGCGCGCGGAAGTATTGGTCCAGGCTGTCGCTCACGTGGCGGCGCAGGGCGCCGTCGCCGGGTTTGCGGTTGCTTTTCGGGCTCATGCGCAAAGAATTTTTCTAATAAGGTTCCTGGTCAAGCCGAGCTTCGTGGTGATGCCGCGAAGGGCTTCCTCCGGTTCCCGCCCGCAGCGCGTGCGTGGCGCGCCTTTCCGAGGGGGAGGCGATCATAGCCGCAAAGTTTCCAAGGGGGAAGTGCTTGCGGCGGGACTGGGATTGTGCTTGCAAGAGGCATTCCAGCTCTAGCAGAAATCCGCTGCGGCCTGCGGCGCCGTTCAGCTTAGCGGGGATAAAAACGCAGCGGGTTGACGACGGTGATCGCGGGCACGTCCTCGGGGCCGAAGTCCAGCAGCAGGATGCGGCTGACCAGCTTGGCTTCCAGTTCCGGATCGCGCAGTTCGCTGGAGACGACGCGGCAGGCGGATACCTTGCCGGAGGGCTGAATGGTGAGCTCGAACACCACCGCGCCCTGCAGACCGGGGTTCTGGCGCAGCGCGCGCTGGTAGAGCGACTCGAACGCGGCCTTGTTGCGGTCGAACACCAGCTGGATGCTCTCGCTGCTGCGCTTGGGCTGGTAGGTGCCCTGGCCGCCGGTACCGCCGCCGCTGCCGCCTCCGGTGCCGCCGCTGCCCTGGGGCCCACCGCGGCCGATGCTGCCGCCGGTGCCGCCCTCGCGCAGCGTGGTGCCGCCGGCATTGGCCTGGCCGACACCGCTGATGGAAATGCC
This is a stretch of genomic DNA from Nevskiales bacterium. It encodes these proteins:
- the fis gene encoding DNA-binding transcriptional regulator Fis translates to MSPKSNRKPGDGALRRHVSDSLDQYFRALNGHRPNRLYDMVLEQVEEPLLEAVMRYSEGNQSRAAEILGINRGTLRKKLKTYGLDA
- the purH gene encoding bifunctional phosphoribosylaminoimidazolecarboxamide formyltransferase/IMP cyclohydrolase, translating into MTNPRPIRRALISVSDKSGVVDLARALAALGVHILSTGGTAKLLAQAGIAVTEVSDFTGSPEIMDGRVKTLHPKIHGGILGRRGTDDAVMRQQGIEPIDLIAVNLYPFEATVAKPGCTLEDAIENIDIGGPTLLRAAAKNHADVTVVVDAADYARVLAELEQHGGVTEATRRELATKVFEHTARYDGAIANWLGALRKDGAREDFPRTLNLQFIKAQDMRYGENPHQKAAFYVEHAPPAGTVASARQLQGKALSYNNVADTDAALECVKSFVKPACVIVKHANPCGVAVSPEGIGKAYDLAYQTDPTSAFGGIIAFNRELDGATAKAIVDRQFVEVIIAPKVSEAARQAVAAKQNVRLLECGAWTDARPATLDFKRVAGGLLVQDSDIGMITETDLKVVTQRAPTEAELHDLIFAWKVAKYVKSNAIVYAKNRQTIGIGAGQMSRVYSARIAGIKAADEKLEVKGSVMASDAFFPFRDGIDAAAAAGITAVIQPGGSLRDPEVIAAADEHGMAMVFTGMRHFRH